The Procambarus clarkii isolate CNS0578487 chromosome 56, FALCON_Pclarkii_2.0, whole genome shotgun sequence genome includes a region encoding these proteins:
- the LOC138353063 gene encoding uncharacterized protein, with translation MSPTITPPIDNYQTFIPLTITLSTIILQPLLQLSSSNHYSNYHPPTITPTIIPQPLLQLSSPNHYSNYHPPTITPTIILQPLLQLSSSNHYSNYHPPTITPTIILQPLLQLSSSNHYSNYHPPTITPTIIPQPLLQLSSPNHYSNYHPPTITPTIIPPTITPTIILPTITPTIIPPTITPTIIPPTITPTIILQPLLQLSSPNYYSNYHPPSITPTIIPQLLLQLSSSNHYSNYHPPTITPTIILQPLLQLSSPNHYSNYHPPTITPTIIPPTITPTIILQPLLQLSSHQPLLQLSSSNHYSNYHPTNHYSNYHPPTITPTIIPQPLLQLSSSNHYSNYHPTNHYSNYHPTNHYSNYHPPTITPTIIPPTITPTIIPQPLLQLSSPNHYSNYHPPTITPTIILQPLLQLSSHQLLLQLSSPNHYSNYHPPTITPTIIPPTITPTIIPPTSL, from the coding sequence ATGTCACCAACAATCACTCCTCCAATCGACAATTACCAGACCTTCATTCCTCTTACCATCACTCTTTCGACCATCATCCTCCAACCATTACTCCAACTATCATCCTCCAACCATTACTCCAACTATCATCCTCCAACCATTACTCCAACTATCATCCCCCAACCATTACTCCAACTATCATCCCCCAACCATTACTCCAACTATCATCCTCCAACCATTACTCCAACTATCATCCTCCAACCATTACTCCAACTATCATCCTCCAACCATTACTCCAACTATCATCCCCCAACCATTACTCCAACTATCATCCTCCAACCATTACTCCAACTATCATCCTCCAACCATTACTCCAACTATCATCCTCCAACCATTACTCCAACTATCATCCCCCAACCATTACTCCAACTATCATCCCCCAACCATTACTCCAACTATCATCCTCCAACCATTACTCCAACTATTATCCCACCAACCATTACTCCAACTATCATACTACCAACCATTACTCCAACTATCATCCCACCAACCATTACTCCAACTATCATCCCACCAACCATTACTCCAACTATCATCCTCCAACCATTACTCCAACTATCATCCCCCAACTATTACTCCAACTATCatcctccatccattactccaactATCATCCCCCAGCTATTACTCCAACTATCATCCTCCAACCATTACTCCAACTATCATCCTCCAACCATTACTCCAACTATCATCCTCCAACCATTACTCCAATTATCATCCCCCAACCATTACTCCAACTATCATCCTCCAACCATTACTCCAACTATCATCCCACCAACCATTACTCCAACTATCATCCTCCAACCATTACTCCAACTATCATCCCACCAACCATTACTCCAACTATCATCCTCCAACCATTACTCCAACTATCATCCCACCAACCATTACTCCAACTATCATCCCCCAACCATTACTCCAACTATCATCCCCCAACCATTACTCCAACTATCATCCTCCAACCATTACTCCAACTATCATCCCACCAACCATTACTCCAACTATCATCCCACCAACCATTACTCCAACTATCATCCTCCAACCATTACTCCAACTATCATCCCACCAACCATTACTCCAACTATCATCCCCCAACCATTACTCCAACTATCATCCCCCAACCATTACTCCAACTATCATCCCCCAACCATTACTCCAACTATCATCCTCCAACCATTACTCCAACTATCATCCCACCAACTATTACTCCAACTATCATCCCCCAACCATTACTCCAACTATCATCCTCCAACCATTACTCCAACTATCATCCCACCAACTATTACTCCAACTATCATCCCACCAACCTCGCTTTAA